In Microvirga sp. 17 mud 1-3, the genomic window ACCGGCGACTCCATGGCGCCGCTCTACCGCGACGGTGATATCCTCATCGTCTCCCCGACCGCCGGCCTTCGCAAAGGCGACCGGGTGGTCTTCCGCCTGAACAGCGGCGAGATCCTCGCGAAGGAACTCCGCCGCCGCTCGGCCAAGACCCTGGAAGTCGGCGCTTTCGAGCCCGGACAGGAAGACCGGGCGATCCCGGCAGAAGACGTCGCCTGGGTCGCCCGGATCATGTGGGCCCGCCAATAGGGCCGGGTCAGGCCGCCCGCTCGGCGCCCCTCGCCTTCAGGAAGGCCTCGTGTTCGCTCACGAGCTTGCCCTCGAGAGCCTTCTGGATCAGCTCCCGCGTCTCCTTCACGCCGAACAGGGCCACGAACGAGCCGAAGCGCGGGCCGCGCGGCTCTCCCAGAAGCACCTGGTAGATCGTGTTGAACCACTCGATCGAGACGCCGGGCCGCTCGGGTGTGGCGCCCTTCGCCTTGAAGTCCTGGTAGCGCGGCTCGGCCCGGCCGACATTGTAGATCTCTTCCTGGATCGCCTCGGCCGTCACCGGACGCTCGCCGGTTTCGAAGGCGCCGAGGACCTCCCGGAGCTTGCTCAAGGATGCGGCCTCGACCTCGTCCGCCAGGCGATAGGCCTTCTGCGGCTTCACGAAATCCTCGAAATAGCGCGCGGCGCGCTTCACGAGGCCGTCGAGACGGGGATGGGTCTCGGGCGAGACCGTCGGCGCGTAGCGGCGGATGAAGCCCCAGATCACGCCCGGATCCTCCGAGTTCGCCACCGCCACCAGGTTGAGCAGCATCGAGAAGGAGATCGTGGTGCCGGGCTGGTTGCCGCCGCCCGAGGAGACGAGCTCCGGCGCGGGCGGATGACCCGCGTGGAGATGCCAGACCGGATTCATCAGGCGCGCCTTGGCGTCCTGCGCCGGGTACTTCTCCAGGAAGGTCAGATAATCGTCCACCTGCCGGGGGATGACGTCGAAATAGAGCTTCTTGGCCTCGCGCGGCTTGTTGAACATGAACAGGCCCAGGCTGTCCGGCGTACCATAGGTGAGCCACTCGTCGATGGTCAGCCCATTGCCCTTGGACTTGGAGATCTTCTGCCCCTTCTCGTCCAGGAAGAGCTCGTAGTTGAACCCTTCCGGCGGCAGGCCGCCGAGGGCCTTGGCGATCTCGCCCGAGAGCTTCACGCTGTCGATCAGGTCCTTGCCGGCCATCTCGTAATCGACGCCGAGCGCAACCCAGCGCATGGCCCAGTCGGGCTTCCATTGCAGCTTGGCATGGCCCCCCGTCACTGGCGTCTCGAAGCGCTCGCCCGTCTCCGGATCGCGCCAGACGATGGTGCCCGCATCGAGCTTGCGCTCGTCGATGGGCACCTGCATCACGATCCCGGTCTTCGGGTGGATGGGCAGGAAGGGCGAGTAGGATTGCTGCCGCTCCTCGCGGAGCGAGGGCAGCATGATGGCCATCACGGCGTCGTAGCGCTCCAGCACCGTGAGCAGGGCCTTGTCGAACCGGCCCGCCTTGTAGCACTCCGTCGCCGACAGGAACTCGTAGTCGAACCCGAAGGCATCGAGGAATTCACGCAGGCGCGCATTGTTGTGGTGCGCAAAGCTCTCATGGGTGCCGAAAGGATCCGGCACCTGCGTCAGGGGCTTGCCGAGGGAGGCGCCGACCAGCTCCTTGTTCGGGATGTTGTCCGGCACCTTGCGCAGGCCGTCCATGTCGTCCGAGAAGGCGAAGAGCCGCGTCGGGATGGTATCGCCGGTCAGCACGCGGAAGGCGTGGCGCACCATGCTGGTGCGGGCGACCTCGCCGAAGGTCCCGATATGCGGCAGGCCCGAGGGGCCGTAGCCGGTCTCGAACAGCACTTCCTTCTTGCCGGTCCGTTTGAGCCGTTCCACGAGCTTGCGGGCCTCCTCGAAGGGCCAGGCGGTCGCGGTTTGAGCGGCATCGATCAGAGCGGAGTCGAGTGAAAGCGGTTGGGACATGTGACCAGAAGCTGATGGGAAACGCAGTAACCTAGAGCGGTTTTCGTCACGATGGAACCGAAACCCGCCCGGGCGGAAGGAAAGCAGGATCGACCGGGCCTAAGGCCCGGCAATCGCTTGCCCGATCAGTCCTCTAGGCACCCGGCCGTCCGGGGTCAATGCGGCTTAACGCGGCTCAATAGAGACCGACGGGGAAGAAGCGCAGGTAAAGCTCCGCATATTTGCCGTCCTTCCAGAGCTGCTGGAGCGCGTAATCGAAGGCCCGGCGCAGGTTCTCCTCGTCCTGGCGGACGATGAAGGCGATCCCCTCACCGAAGAACCGGCTCTCCAGATAGGGGCCGCCGGCGAAGTCGCAGCACCCCTCCGAAGCCTCGCCGCCGATCCATAGGGCGAGGCCCAGGCCGTCGGCGAAGAGGTAGTCGATCTTCCCGTCCTTGAGGGCGCCCTGCGCCTCCGCCAGATCCCCGAACGGCTTGAGGACGGCCCCCGGCATGAAGGCCTTGGCATAGGCCTCGTGCGCGGTGCCCCCCACGATTCCGACAATCTTACCCGCCAGCACCTTGGCGGTGGGCGGCGGCAGGTTGCGGTCTTTCCTCGTCGCGAAGCGGGCCGGGATCTTGAAATACGGGCCCGTCACGGAGAAGCGCTGCCGCAAGGATGCCGTGACCGGGATGGCGGCCGCCACCACGTCGCCCTGCCTGTCCGCAAGGGCATCGAGCAGGGTGTCGAAGCGGCGGACCTGGACCGTGCAGGCGATGGCCAGCCGCTCGCAGATGGCCCGCGCGAGCTCCACCGAAAAGCCCGTGGGATTGCCGTCGAGACCGCTGAAGTGCAGGGGCGGGAAATCGTCGTCCACGAGAAAGCGGATCGGGCGCAGGCCCGTCAGGTCCGGCCGCTCGAGCTGCGCCTTCGGGTCCCAGAAATTGGGGATCGCGACGTCGTCTGCCACTGCCGGCGCCGGAGACAGCCCAAGGGTCAGGCAGAGGGCCAGGCCGAGCGCCGGCAGAACCGCTCCCAGAGCCGGGCGCTTGATCTTGCGGACGAAGCGGGCGATGGTCGAAGCAACATTATATCTTTTTGGCACGCACCGTCCTCTTGCAAGCAGCCCCGCCACCGTCGTCCCGGCCGCCCGTCTCCTGGCAGGAGGGTCTAGCGGAGGTCCGCCGACAGTCAACTCTCGCAGACGCCGCCCTGCCGGCCGAAATCGCCTTTCTGGCCGCACACGGCATCGCGCCCACCCTCCTGCGAGAAGCATCCCTCCGTGCCGCAGCCTCCGGCGTTGCGGCCGACGTCTTCCTCCTTCGGAACGGCCTCGTCGGAGAAACCACATTCTACCGGGCCCTGGCCATGGAACTCGGGCTCCCCTTCACGCTCTCGCCGCGCCTGTCGAGACATGCCCGCTATCCGGAGAGCCTCCTCGCCGGCCTCGCGCCGCTTTACGGGATGCAGGGCTTCGCGGCGGCCCCATCGGGCCCGTCCCTCGCCTGGCTCCTCGGGCATCGGAACCGGGCCGCCGGGAAGCTCGTCGTCACGACGCCTTCCGCGCTGCGCCGCGCCGCCATGCGGGCCTCTTCCCGCGCCATCGCCCATGAGGGCGCGAACGCCCTGTGCGAGGCGGCGCCTGATCTCTCGATCCGGGACGGGCTCGACGCGCGCCAGGTGGCGACCTTAAGCGCCCTTTCGGGCCTTCTCGCCTATGGCGGGATCTCGGCGCCCAGCGCGACCCTGGCATTCCTGGCGGCGAGTTTGAGCCCGATCTTCTTCACGGCCGTGACCTTACGTCTCGCGGCGGTGCTGCTGCGCATTCCCGTCTCTCCGGCAAGGCCGGAAGCGCGCCTGGAGGATGCCGCCCTGCCGGTCTACACGATCATCGCGCCGCTCTACCGGGAGCAACGGATCGCGACCCGGCTCGTGGCGGCCCTCTCCCGGCTCGACTATCCGGCCGCCAAGCTCGACATCAAATTCGTCCTGGAGGCAGATGACCCGGAGACGCCCGCGGCCCTCGCGAAAGTGCCCATGCCGGGCTTCGTGGAAGTGATCGTCGCGCCGCCGGGGCAGCCGCGTACCAAGCCGCGGGCGCTCAACATCGCCCTGCCCCTGGCCCGCGGGCTCTACACGGTGGTCTACGACGCCGAGGACGTGCCGGATCCGGGCCAGCTGCGCCAGGCCGTCTCGGCCTTTGCGTCGGCCCGGCCGGATACGGCCTGCCTCCAGGCCCGTCTGACCATCGACAACACGGACGATACCTGGCTGACGCGCCTCTTCACCATCGAGTACGCGGTGCTTTTCGACGTGTTCAATCCGGGGCTCGCAGAGATCGGCAGCCCGGTGGCACTCGGCGGCACCTCCAACCATTTCCGCACCACCCTGCTCCGCCGCGCCCATGGCTGGGACGCCTGGAACGTGACGGAAGACGCGGATCTCGGCATCCGCCTGGCGCGGCTGGGCTATCGGGTGCTGGACTTGCCCTCCTCGACCTTCGAGGAGGCGCCCGGGACGCTCAGGGCCTGGATGAACCAGCGGACCCGCTGGATGAAAGGCTTCATGCAGACCGGGATCTGCCATTTCCGCCACCCGCTCAGAACAGCCGCGCAGCTCGGGCCCTGGGGTTTTCTGAGCGCCCTTGCGCTGACCTGGGGAACGGTTCTGAGCGCCCTGGGCTTTCCTCTTCTCACAGGGCTTTTCGTGGCGGCACGGCTCGCGAGCGTTTCCCAGCGTACGTCCCTGTTGGATCTCGCGAGCGGCGTGCTGTTCGTGACCGGGCTCGCGGCCATCCTGCTGCCGGCCATGGCAGCCCTGCGGCGGCGGCGCCTGTGGCGGCTCGGACCCTGGGTGCCGCTTCTGCCGTTCTATTATCTGCTCGTGAGCGCGGCGGCCTGGCGGGGATTATGGGAGGTGACGCGGGAGCCATTCCGCTGGAACAAGACCAGCCACGGCCTGGCGCGTACGTCGCGAAGCGGCTGGCTTCAGAAGCACCAGGCGAGCGCCGACGAGACCACGTCGCTGAACACGGCCGCGCCCTGACGCCACCAGAGCAGGCCGCCGGCGCCGACGAGGCAGAGGGTCGCCGCCACGATGAGGCCGCGGCCGATCAGCCGCTCCTGCCGTTCCGCTTTCGAGATGTCCGATCCGATGCTCATGCTTCTATCATAGGCGGACTTGCGGCCACAAAAAAGGGGACGCTGTCGAGCGTCCCCTTTCGGCTTGGATTGCACCGGATCATGCGGCCTTCTTGGTGGGCCAGCCGAGCTCCACCAAGCGGGCCTTGGCGAAATCGCGGATCTCGTCGCGCACGCCCTCCGGCAGGTCGTTCAGGATGCGCTGCGTATCCGCATGCAGCATCAGGTCCGTCACGGCATTGATGCTCTTCGCCTTGCCGATCTTCTCTTTGAGACCGGCCTCGACATCCGCATCGGACCCGACGATCTCGACCGCGTTCTTGTCGGCCGCGGGAAGCGGCTCCCCATGGGCCGGGCGGCTGTTCTTGAACTCGTCCGCCTCCTCCTCGGAATAGACGAGCCCGTGAAGCTCGATGAGCTTCAGGATCACACGGTCCTTCGCCCGCTTCTCGGCCATGGCATAGACATAGGCTGCCTGCTTGCCCGAGACCCGGTAATTCGTGCCCACGAGAGCCTCGCCAATGGACCATTCCAGCCGCTCGCCCATGCGGCCCGTCACCAGGATGACGGCCTCGTCCCGTTCAGCGCGGACGATGGTCGGCGGTTCGAACTGGATCGCGGCCTGGGCGGCGATGCGCTCCAGCGCCTTGTGGTAAATCACGGCCGTGCCCTGGACCCGCCAGACATTGCCCGCCATCGGCTCGCCGAACTTGGCCAAAACCTCGGCAATCTTCTTGTCGGTCGTATTCATGCTCGTTCCTCGTCTCGCAAGGTGCGCGCACCGGCTCCAAAGCCTTCGAAAGGGACCGCCACGACACGCTTGTTCTTTGTTTGTTCTATATCAGATCGGACCTCCCCGATCCAGTTTCAAGGCAGTATTGCCAAGGTTAAAACCCCTTATTTTCCAGCATTATGCGCCTCAGCGTCGTTTTGCCTCAAGGTCATAGGAAAGATCACGAAAGACGGCACCTCGCCGCGTTGGGTCCGACAACCGCGAAAGAGGCCTGCTGGAATTGACGCCCCGGCCTTCGTTCTATATTTGTTCGCATGAAATCCAGCTCGAAAACCCGGCTCCCGGCCCGGAAGCCGCCGTTCCGGAGGACCGGATGACCGCGCAAGCCCTTCCCGACCATCTTCCCTCGCGCCGCATCGCCCGCGCCGGAACGAAGCGCGCCCGCGGCAGAGCCTCGGCCCCGCCTGCCGCCCGCCCTGCCCTGATCGCGGATTTCCTCGCCATCTGCGAGCTCGATCCGGAAATCGAGGCCCTGCGGGCACCTGCCTCCGCGGCCACTTTCACGCTGGGGGACGAGACCATCGCGCACATGGCGGATTTCGAGATCGTCCGCGACGGTGCATCCTTCCTCGTCGACGTGGTGACGGAAGAGGATCTTCTGCGGCATCCCTTACGCGCCGCAGCGCTTCACGGCTTCATGGCCGAAGACGGGCGTCCCTTCGCGTTCGAGACGGCCGCGAGCATCCGCGCGGAGCCGCGCTTCACCACCGTGCGCCTCGTCACGGCCTGCAAGCGCACCCTCGTGACGGCAGGCGACCGGGTGCGCATACTCCACCAGCTCGACGAATGCGGGACCATGCGGCTGGTGGATTGCGCAAGCGCGGCCATGAACGCAGCCGACGGCGTCGCGGCCGTCCTGGCACTTGCCTGCGAGGGGCTGGTCGCGGTCGACATCAACCGTCCGATCCTGCCCGAGACACCGGTGCGACGGCGCCGCCTGCCTTACTCGGACCCCTTCGCTTTTTAACACTCGGTCAAGTGCGGGCGTGCCGCTCCACCGCTTCGTCGAGAAGCGAGCGCACGATGGCGCGCACCGCATCCGATGCCTCGCCGGCGGAGAACCGCGTCTCGATCTCGTCGCGCAGGATGGCGCCGTCGCCGCTCCGCTTCAGCTCGGTCGCGGTCTCGGCCTGGAGCAGGGTCACGAAGGCGCTCTCGACCGCCTGCGCCACCGCCGCCTCGTCGGCGGCCTCGACCATGCGCCCCGTGAGATCGAACACATCGGCCTGGAAGGGCAGCGGCTGCGGGCTCAAACTCCCGTCGGCGCCGAGGATCCAGGCGCGCGGCACATGGTCCACCAGGTCGACGGATTGGCGCGTGATATTGCCGGGATTCATCCAGCGGGTCCGGCCGGCCGTCACGCTCTTCTGCGTCTTGTGGATGTGGCCGTTGACCAGAAGATCGCATCCCTCCACGGCGAAGGGCGGAACCGCGCCCGGATAGCCGCCCTCGAAGGCGATGTCGTGGTGGCTGAACCAGGCCTGCCAGTCCACATCCGTGAAGGAGCCGCGGATGTCGGTGGGAATGTCCTGTCCGTAGGGCGTCATGCCGATGCCGATGCGGCGCTCGCCGATGCGGTAGGCAGCGACCGGCGCTGACGCCGCAACCACATCGACCACGTCGCACAGGCCGAGGAGCGCGAGGCTGTCTCCGTCCGTCAGGGTCATGTGCCGGATGTCGTGGTTGCCCACATTCACGACGGGACGATGTTTGAAGCCCTTCAGGATGCGGACGAGCTGGTTCTTCAACGCCACGTCGGTCTCGACCGGGCGGTCGAACAGGTCGCCCAGGATGACCACCGCGAGGTCCTGCGCATTGGCGATGCCGACGCAATGT contains:
- a CDS encoding metallophosphoesterase, which codes for MILSGDRLEPRACNGLLVIGDPHVGSRRPGRRKDELWPQPVLAKLEHCVGIANAQDLAVVILGDLFDRPVETDVALKNQLVRILKGFKHRPVVNVGNHDIRHMTLTDGDSLALLGLCDVVDVVAASAPVAAYRIGERRIGIGMTPYGQDIPTDIRGSFTDVDWQAWFSHHDIAFEGGYPGAVPPFAVEGCDLLVNGHIHKTQKSVTAGRTRWMNPGNITRQSVDLVDHVPRAWILGADGSLSPQPLPFQADVFDLTGRMVEAADEAAVAQAVESAFVTLLQAETATELKRSGDGAILRDEIETRFSAGEASDAVRAIVRSLLDEAVERHART
- a CDS encoding trna delta -isopentenylpyrophosphate transferase, whose product is MNTTDKKIAEVLAKFGEPMAGNVWRVQGTAVIYHKALERIAAQAAIQFEPPTIVRAERDEAVILVTGRMGERLEWSIGEALVGTNYRVSGKQAAYVYAMAEKRAKDRVILKLIELHGLVYSEEEADEFKNSRPAHGEPLPAADKNAVEIVGSDADVEAGLKEKIGKAKSINAVTDLMLHADTQRILNDLPEGVRDEIRDFAKARLVELGWPTKKAA
- a CDS encoding glycosyltransferase family 2 protein; the encoded protein is MQAAPPPSSRPPVSWQEGLAEVRRQSTLADAALPAEIAFLAAHGIAPTLLREASLRAAASGVAADVFLLRNGLVGETTFYRALAMELGLPFTLSPRLSRHARYPESLLAGLAPLYGMQGFAAAPSGPSLAWLLGHRNRAAGKLVVTTPSALRRAAMRASSRAIAHEGANALCEAAPDLSIRDGLDARQVATLSALSGLLAYGGISAPSATLAFLAASLSPIFFTAVTLRLAAVLLRIPVSPARPEARLEDAALPVYTIIAPLYREQRIATRLVAALSRLDYPAAKLDIKFVLEADDPETPAALAKVPMPGFVEVIVAPPGQPRTKPRALNIALPLARGLYTVVYDAEDVPDPGQLRQAVSAFASARPDTACLQARLTIDNTDDTWLTRLFTIEYAVLFDVFNPGLAEIGSPVALGGTSNHFRTTLLRRAHGWDAWNVTEDADLGIRLARLGYRVLDLPSSTFEEAPGTLRAWMNQRTRWMKGFMQTGICHFRHPLRTAAQLGPWGFLSALALTWGTVLSALGFPLLTGLFVAARLASVSQRTSLLDLASGVLFVTGLAAILLPAMAALRRRRLWRLGPWVPLLPFYYLLVSAAAWRGLWEVTREPFRWNKTSHGLARTSRSGWLQKHQASADETTSLNTAAP
- a CDS encoding lysine--tRNA ligase encodes the protein MSQPLSLDSALIDAAQTATAWPFEEARKLVERLKRTGKKEVLFETGYGPSGLPHIGTFGEVARTSMVRHAFRVLTGDTIPTRLFAFSDDMDGLRKVPDNIPNKELVGASLGKPLTQVPDPFGTHESFAHHNNARLREFLDAFGFDYEFLSATECYKAGRFDKALLTVLERYDAVMAIMLPSLREERQQSYSPFLPIHPKTGIVMQVPIDERKLDAGTIVWRDPETGERFETPVTGGHAKLQWKPDWAMRWVALGVDYEMAGKDLIDSVKLSGEIAKALGGLPPEGFNYELFLDEKGQKISKSKGNGLTIDEWLTYGTPDSLGLFMFNKPREAKKLYFDVIPRQVDDYLTFLEKYPAQDAKARLMNPVWHLHAGHPPAPELVSSGGGNQPGTTISFSMLLNLVAVANSEDPGVIWGFIRRYAPTVSPETHPRLDGLVKRAARYFEDFVKPQKAYRLADEVEAASLSKLREVLGAFETGERPVTAEAIQEEIYNVGRAEPRYQDFKAKGATPERPGVSIEWFNTIYQVLLGEPRGPRFGSFVALFGVKETRELIQKALEGKLVSEHEAFLKARGAERAA
- a CDS encoding transporter substrate-binding domain-containing protein; the protein is MALCLTLGLSPAPAVADDVAIPNFWDPKAQLERPDLTGLRPIRFLVDDDFPPLHFSGLDGNPTGFSVELARAICERLAIACTVQVRRFDTLLDALADRQGDVVAAAIPVTASLRQRFSVTGPYFKIPARFATRKDRNLPPPTAKVLAGKIVGIVGGTAHEAYAKAFMPGAVLKPFGDLAEAQGALKDGKIDYLFADGLGLALWIGGEASEGCCDFAGGPYLESRFFGEGIAFIVRQDEENLRRAFDYALQQLWKDGKYAELYLRFFPVGLY